In one Variovorax sp. PBL-H6 genomic region, the following are encoded:
- a CDS encoding S26 family signal peptidase, with the protein MISRDAFERFFIILACSVLAIHVYVKVVPYSLSWNVTASIPRGLYLSTEATTTPLVRGQIGCFAYSAPTWAEARHYFPDGFQLCKYALGLPGDVVEVDASLRVSSAAGKHADVAFASADSRGRPMPRAEGLAGAIPRGEYLLLAPAHTNSLDSRYLGRIAHERLTRTLVPLLTW; encoded by the coding sequence GTGATTTCGCGCGACGCCTTCGAGCGCTTCTTCATCATCCTCGCATGCTCTGTGCTGGCGATTCATGTGTACGTGAAGGTCGTCCCGTACTCGCTGTCCTGGAACGTCACCGCATCGATTCCACGGGGACTCTATTTGTCCACCGAGGCGACAACGACGCCCCTGGTGCGCGGTCAGATTGGCTGCTTCGCCTATTCGGCACCGACTTGGGCGGAGGCGCGCCACTACTTCCCCGATGGGTTTCAGCTGTGCAAGTACGCGCTGGGCTTGCCTGGTGACGTGGTCGAGGTCGATGCGTCCCTTCGCGTGTCCTCCGCTGCGGGGAAGCACGCCGACGTCGCCTTTGCATCGGCCGACAGCCGCGGACGCCCGATGCCGCGTGCAGAGGGCCTGGCCGGAGCGATTCCCCGCGGGGAGTACCTGCTGCTGGCACCCGCCCACACGAACAGCCTCGACTCGCGCTACCTGGGACGTATTGCCCACGAGCGCCTCACCCGCACCCTTGTTCCCCTCTTGACCTGGTAA
- the traF gene encoding conjugal transfer protein TraF: protein MLSVALALPGLTHAQSSSTFKENAAADARAKAEKGWWYFEKKKEPPKLEEPAPQPQPEPVAQPSKAEKSKEEKCKEKATWSADCGFVHPGQDFEFQAKQRDALMERMVVSNNDPQAVEAFQYYMRWVLERTSEVTNLWWYNMVQNPELDPTAAQPISAMGLRLMTEVRKGSEAEIFDVARDEGGMFVFFSRSDCIFCHQMAEPLRIMQERTKLPIRNASLDGQCIAPFVEGCLTGEVAIQAAQALQVATVPTVFLYIKPNTWIRIATGITDADSMATRAMQFFTAYRTALLKGVENGQDGRPSVDFGKDEGPTGNLSTGVGAGKRQEVSEELIHDLLGRKN, encoded by the coding sequence TTGCTGTCCGTCGCCCTTGCGCTGCCCGGGTTGACGCATGCCCAGTCCAGCTCGACCTTCAAGGAAAACGCGGCCGCGGACGCTCGCGCCAAGGCCGAGAAGGGCTGGTGGTACTTCGAGAAGAAGAAGGAGCCACCGAAGCTCGAGGAACCGGCTCCTCAACCCCAGCCTGAGCCCGTGGCGCAACCTTCAAAGGCTGAGAAGAGCAAGGAAGAGAAGTGCAAGGAGAAAGCGACCTGGTCGGCCGACTGTGGGTTCGTCCACCCAGGCCAAGATTTCGAGTTCCAGGCGAAGCAGCGCGACGCCCTGATGGAGCGTATGGTGGTCTCCAACAATGACCCGCAGGCTGTCGAAGCCTTCCAGTACTACATGCGCTGGGTGCTCGAGCGCACCAGTGAGGTGACGAACCTCTGGTGGTACAACATGGTCCAAAACCCCGAACTGGACCCGACGGCAGCGCAGCCCATCTCGGCGATGGGCTTGCGACTCATGACCGAGGTGCGCAAAGGCTCAGAGGCCGAAATCTTCGACGTGGCACGCGACGAAGGCGGAATGTTCGTCTTCTTCTCGCGCAGCGACTGCATCTTCTGCCATCAGATGGCCGAGCCGCTGCGGATTATGCAAGAGCGTACGAAGCTGCCCATCCGTAACGCCAGCCTCGACGGCCAATGCATCGCGCCATTTGTCGAGGGTTGCCTGACCGGCGAAGTCGCCATCCAGGCCGCGCAGGCCCTTCAGGTCGCTACCGTTCCCACCGTTTTCCTCTACATCAAGCCCAATACCTGGATTCGTATTGCCACCGGCATCACCGACGCTGACTCCATGGCAACCCGCGCAATGCAGTTTTTCACCGCATACCGCACGGCTTTGCTCAAGGGCGTGGAAAACGGGCAGGACGGCCGGCCCTCCGTGGATTTCGGGAAAGACGAAGGGCCGACGGGGAACCTCTCGACGGGCGTAGGCGCAGGCAAACGCCAGGAGGTGTCCGAGGAACTTATCCATGACCTGCTCGGGCGTAAAAACTGA
- a CDS encoding disulfide isomerase DsbC N-terminal domain-containing protein: MPAAEVGGRLTQLEADEVLSRLRGTLRGTRFLKAWPAAVPGLVTLQLENGEVAYADKSARYFLMGVVFDTATGKGLDRQMDPTDTNE; the protein is encoded by the coding sequence ATGCCCGCCGCCGAAGTTGGCGGGCGTCTGACTCAGCTTGAAGCGGACGAGGTTCTCTCGCGCTTGCGCGGCACCCTGCGCGGCACCCGCTTCCTGAAGGCGTGGCCCGCCGCAGTGCCAGGGCTCGTCACGCTGCAACTAGAAAACGGAGAGGTTGCCTATGCGGATAAGTCCGCTCGCTACTTCTTGATGGGGGTGGTGTTCGACACCGCTACTGGCAAGGGCTTGGACCGCCAGATGGACCCCACCGACACGAATGAATGA
- a CDS encoding TraC family protein, with protein MKQAGKLLKRLTAFVKPDAPMAVPATMSAAAAMTDRESFSSLFTYRFFDDETNFMYLDDGHGPAIGFLLAISPLNVAGVNAEGAIEAAMVGLPPESVLQFGKLVTPQVEGFVNTWANARLAKTNNPLLRQIVERRRDFLLTTALGPSMLPRTRMHPRMMQWYVAARVPFTGDVKSEVEMRAFRQTMRDCRNTVASALSAVGMQSMEMAEVDIKFLLWELLNPHLEPSERIFEATPGQPVSADLMSRNTRVSVLRDGRIGFSKHAGDTNADGEHVPDVVVSCLTVDAAPHTHYLPSMARTLGDPMSWDDRITCPYWAYTTVHILHPDDSKDDLLGKFGMLNKQTMSESQWFRSMMGHLYERRDRAEALLKETSKGHRLVRAYTGINLYTPPDEARQQTERVKGFFRGAGFRISDEPYISLPVFIASLPLQYVPAMDPPNRGMQRAWLMSSINAASMMQVQGDWRGTGPEHAGLLLTSRSGQLATFDLLWKDSTNYNFVVVAASGSGKSFLTNELVCDFLSRGGIARIIDVGRSYHRFCTVMGGENLVFDAEKPRSMNPFTGINTVDDLNELMPMLKELLRLMAFPLTKSEDVPQFQYQLLEIVVEKAWRKFAAATELKHVVEELEVWDGASPELAHQLAMQLMAYSHGRYSAWFTGPREVSFNKPLVVIELEELKQDPQLQSVVLQLVMFQCTKEMYLSDRALPKLLAIDEAWDLMGGLSTGKFIETAFRRMRKYNGVAGVITQSFQDFTKSEAAMAAVENAAWQFILHQKKESIDYAVDHKRISADEATIELIKSVKSGEGFSEVFVRNDAGAGVYRFVTDKHSYYTFSSRATDIIRLNKLTESGMTLEDAIDKLAMEDYARMWGGQDAA; from the coding sequence TTGAAACAAGCAGGCAAGTTGCTCAAGCGCCTCACTGCGTTCGTAAAGCCGGACGCCCCCATGGCGGTCCCCGCCACGATGTCGGCGGCGGCAGCCATGACCGACCGGGAATCGTTCTCGTCGCTATTCACGTATCGGTTCTTCGATGACGAGACGAATTTCATGTACCTCGATGACGGGCACGGGCCGGCCATCGGCTTCCTGCTCGCCATCTCACCGCTCAATGTCGCCGGCGTGAACGCCGAAGGTGCTATCGAGGCCGCCATGGTGGGTCTCCCGCCCGAGTCGGTCTTGCAATTCGGCAAACTCGTGACCCCGCAGGTCGAGGGCTTCGTGAACACCTGGGCGAACGCGCGCCTCGCCAAAACGAACAACCCGCTACTGCGACAAATCGTTGAGCGCCGCCGCGACTTCCTGCTCACCACCGCCCTGGGCCCATCGATGCTGCCCCGCACGCGCATGCATCCGCGCATGATGCAGTGGTACGTCGCCGCGCGCGTTCCATTCACGGGTGACGTGAAAAGCGAAGTCGAAATGCGTGCCTTTCGCCAGACGATGCGTGATTGCCGCAACACGGTCGCCAGCGCGTTGTCGGCCGTGGGCATGCAATCGATGGAAATGGCTGAGGTCGACATCAAGTTCCTGCTCTGGGAGCTTCTGAATCCGCACCTCGAGCCCTCCGAACGTATTTTCGAGGCGACGCCTGGCCAACCGGTCTCGGCGGACCTCATGTCCCGCAATACCCGTGTCAGCGTTTTGCGCGACGGCCGCATCGGCTTCAGCAAGCACGCAGGGGATACGAACGCGGACGGCGAGCACGTGCCTGACGTTGTCGTGAGTTGCCTCACGGTCGATGCGGCGCCCCATACGCACTACCTGCCGAGCATGGCGCGCACCCTCGGGGACCCGATGTCCTGGGACGACCGTATCACGTGTCCATACTGGGCATACACGACGGTCCACATTCTCCATCCCGATGACTCGAAGGATGACCTGCTGGGCAAGTTCGGCATGCTGAACAAGCAGACGATGTCTGAGAGCCAGTGGTTCCGTTCGATGATGGGCCACCTCTACGAGCGTCGGGACCGCGCAGAAGCGTTGCTCAAGGAAACGAGCAAGGGGCACCGCTTGGTGCGCGCCTACACGGGCATCAACCTGTACACGCCGCCCGATGAGGCCCGACAGCAGACCGAGCGCGTGAAGGGCTTTTTCCGAGGCGCCGGATTCCGAATTTCTGACGAGCCCTACATCTCCCTGCCGGTGTTCATCGCGTCGCTGCCGTTGCAGTATGTCCCGGCGATGGACCCTCCGAACCGCGGGATGCAGCGGGCTTGGCTGATGAGTTCCATCAACGCGGCCTCCATGATGCAAGTCCAGGGTGACTGGCGCGGTACGGGTCCGGAGCACGCGGGCCTACTGCTGACTTCCCGTTCGGGCCAACTTGCAACTTTCGACCTGCTGTGGAAGGACTCCACGAACTACAACTTCGTCGTGGTAGCCGCCTCTGGCTCGGGCAAGTCATTCCTGACCAACGAGCTGGTCTGCGACTTCCTTTCCCGCGGCGGTATCGCGCGCATTATCGACGTGGGGCGGTCGTACCACCGCTTCTGTACCGTCATGGGCGGTGAGAACCTGGTCTTCGACGCGGAGAAGCCGCGGTCGATGAACCCCTTCACCGGCATCAACACCGTCGATGACCTGAACGAGCTCATGCCGATGCTCAAGGAGCTGCTGCGCCTGATGGCATTCCCCCTGACCAAGTCGGAGGATGTGCCTCAGTTCCAGTATCAGCTGCTCGAAATCGTGGTCGAAAAGGCATGGCGAAAGTTTGCTGCAGCTACCGAACTCAAGCACGTCGTCGAAGAGCTGGAAGTCTGGGACGGCGCGTCGCCGGAGCTGGCCCACCAGCTCGCGATGCAGCTCATGGCGTATTCCCATGGCCGCTACAGCGCGTGGTTCACCGGCCCGCGTGAGGTTTCCTTCAACAAGCCTCTGGTCGTGATTGAACTCGAAGAGCTCAAACAGGACCCACAGCTCCAGTCGGTCGTGCTGCAGCTGGTGATGTTCCAGTGCACGAAGGAGATGTACCTCTCCGACCGGGCCCTCCCGAAGCTGCTGGCAATCGACGAAGCCTGGGACTTGATGGGCGGCCTCAGCACCGGCAAGTTCATCGAAACCGCCTTCCGCCGGATGCGTAAGTACAACGGCGTCGCCGGGGTCATCACGCAGTCCTTCCAGGATTTTACGAAGTCCGAGGCAGCAATGGCTGCGGTGGAAAACGCCGCGTGGCAGTTCATTCTTCACCAGAAGAAGGAGTCCATCGACTACGCGGTCGACCACAAGCGAATTTCGGCGGACGAGGCCACCATCGAGCTCATCAAGTCCGTGAAATCCGGCGAGGGGTTTTCCGAGGTCTTCGTGCGCAATGACGCCGGCGCGGGCGTGTACCGCTTCGTGACGGATAAACACTCCTACTACACGTTCTCGTCGAGGGCGACCGACATCATCAGGCTGAACAAGCTCACCGAGTCAGGCATGACGCTGGAGGACGCCATCGACAAGCTGGCAATGGAGGATTACGCGCGAATGTGGGGTGGCCAAGACGCCGCCTGA
- a CDS encoding conjugal transfer protein TraH — MLRKLVILFLAASMLLQAPFASARDLTAAFGNLLSKGGVAAVNKGGRYESSARNTFIAGGLEMRMPKQDVSAQLFSFTPPKVTVGCNGVSAFFGGFSFISSQEFEQLVKSIASGAALGFVTMLTLKSLCPQCADVVQQLKNAAQVAARLSIDACKLGMEAAKKFQGEPNDFASELCGATTTSGSGTSADFLSSISKQCNTIVGSTQAVKQANPGTAGGSKESKSQESELECKLGVGNVTWAMLGGAKYKFKGTDDEIYARKTVIMNMMGVVLRVGDKEASCETPNGTLKPSEADGQMMVFCPPQVEAKDITGAFMCGTDKSAFSKVVNGSAVISYCKAFFDGLAGAKQDSGASLDNLKLKRLMVCEESESCKKLVLKDFAEANVVSGVGFLPQVAKQLATAVDNVRNNKPMDQEIIDLMEAAPYPLYQAVNAAAVYPVAAADLLDSLSILVAESAAGTMLEEFLRVDGTMGGGSCTNEQQVRRVIETLAFAKTEAKARKNLIASNMAAQQGMREQIRQINLAIQQQVMSGELLQQNKMAAGLASSLSPTGAGNQPTGN, encoded by the coding sequence ATGCTGCGCAAACTCGTCATCCTCTTCCTGGCAGCCTCGATGCTGCTGCAGGCGCCGTTCGCATCCGCTCGCGACCTCACAGCCGCTTTTGGCAATCTGCTGTCCAAGGGCGGAGTTGCCGCCGTCAACAAAGGCGGCCGTTACGAATCCTCCGCTCGAAACACATTCATCGCGGGCGGTCTAGAAATGCGGATGCCCAAGCAGGACGTGTCGGCGCAGCTGTTTTCGTTCACGCCACCCAAGGTCACCGTCGGGTGCAACGGCGTATCGGCCTTCTTCGGCGGCTTTTCCTTCATCTCGAGCCAAGAGTTCGAACAGTTGGTCAAGAGCATCGCGTCGGGCGCTGCGCTAGGGTTCGTGACGATGTTGACCCTGAAATCCCTGTGCCCGCAGTGCGCCGATGTCGTGCAGCAGCTGAAGAATGCCGCCCAGGTCGCGGCACGACTCTCCATCGACGCGTGCAAGCTCGGCATGGAAGCCGCCAAGAAGTTCCAGGGGGAGCCGAACGATTTTGCCTCGGAGCTCTGTGGAGCAACAACGACCTCTGGCAGCGGTACCAGCGCTGACTTCCTGTCCTCCATCAGCAAGCAATGCAACACCATCGTGGGCTCGACCCAGGCGGTGAAGCAGGCCAACCCGGGCACGGCGGGGGGGTCCAAGGAGTCTAAAAGCCAAGAGTCCGAGCTTGAGTGCAAGCTCGGGGTGGGCAACGTTACCTGGGCAATGCTCGGCGGCGCCAAGTACAAGTTCAAGGGTACTGACGACGAAATCTACGCACGCAAGACCGTCATCATGAACATGATGGGAGTCGTCCTGCGCGTAGGGGACAAGGAGGCATCCTGCGAAACTCCGAACGGCACGTTGAAGCCAAGCGAGGCCGATGGCCAGATGATGGTTTTCTGCCCGCCTCAAGTTGAGGCTAAGGACATCACCGGCGCCTTCATGTGTGGTACCGACAAGAGCGCCTTCTCAAAGGTGGTCAACGGCTCGGCCGTCATCTCCTACTGCAAGGCCTTCTTCGATGGACTTGCGGGAGCCAAGCAGGACTCCGGAGCGTCGCTGGATAACCTGAAGCTGAAGCGGCTGATGGTGTGCGAGGAATCGGAATCCTGCAAGAAGCTGGTGCTGAAGGACTTCGCTGAAGCCAACGTTGTTAGTGGCGTGGGCTTCCTGCCCCAGGTCGCGAAGCAGTTGGCCACCGCCGTGGACAACGTACGGAATAACAAGCCGATGGACCAGGAAATCATCGACCTCATGGAAGCAGCCCCCTACCCGTTGTACCAGGCCGTCAACGCGGCCGCTGTGTACCCCGTCGCCGCAGCCGACTTGCTCGACTCGCTGAGCATCCTGGTGGCAGAAAGCGCAGCAGGCACGATGCTGGAAGAGTTCCTGCGTGTCGACGGCACCATGGGTGGCGGAAGCTGTACGAACGAGCAACAGGTTCGCCGTGTCATTGAAACACTGGCTTTTGCCAAGACCGAAGCGAAGGCCCGCAAGAACCTCATCGCATCGAACATGGCCGCGCAGCAAGGCATGCGCGAGCAAATTCGCCAAATCAACCTGGCAATCCAGCAGCAAGTCATGAGTGGCGAACTGCTGCAACAAAACAAGATGGCTGCCGGCCTCGCCAGCTCCCTCAGCCCGACCGGCGCCGGCAATCAGCCGACCGGCAACTAA
- a CDS encoding conjugal transfer protein TraG N-terminal domain-containing protein, with amino-acid sequence MPFLYLILAVAALLAPGLALAAPSTLNPIDGNSWDLIVFGNGRVIYDIMMGVKMLMVPDAGDSGFTLLLLLMATLGFLVLAVKAGFDPGKNLMKMFGYIFLVWMVTLFTTKIVVNVQVHDMVVNQAGQQDSWVVTGVPALVALPSALTSQVGQYFTKSLETYFSVPAEFKLTGGAAGQFNLFAKMVEESNEYGFSYPALKQSLSAYTADCVVPAMALLKLKGPGKDGELTGVDALLRTNDLMKTYKSAQHKSIMTTYFPIPDQGGAATPGGTLGGMGTVETCEKAYDNIEKDMNAHAAAMLGRGAEAWKKAGIMVPFETAFRSMLAQAAAPGSVASGFSSPSGYILQQGFLNSMTGSFRTAAAQTGNSELMQAASASQAEASQKSAWVASFSTFNNMMGYVFTVLQAFIFAITPLIIVALLVPGLGAGIFKNYAQILIWLTLWMPCFAIINFVITSFAAESFTGVLNVDGGLSMNSKGAFNEKTKNMVIAAQFLGTMVPMITWGIVKGAMAFTEFISSGVGSQFASQAGAAAASGNLSMNNMSMDNYSANKFNTAMSSAVGFQATNAFANAGALDVVQAAGGSSASMHGATVDAKQQLSESIGQKLAEQRSVSHNLSSMKENTASTVDAMSRYQKGDHSVMTADAYNQAMQMARQVTKSNSAGENTSASSSSTNSSSGQRGQGMGTTASTEFGVGMPGGISPIKAGASAGMNGNTKTEQQEAYNKADQAAHGTSTASSVSKQESGTASSGNTHTVTRSDAEVIGMMRSHDNQVAFRQAASEALQRSESVTAGLEHMQSLTSTASFSSGMTLDGVNQLMSQVEAARGMGSAAEIRERFNELSSRSAEHFNTTSAAVGGSGGAFGGSGGSAFGTGGGTGLDFGVGGGGAPAGGGGAGGGGGGGGGGGGGGGGGGGGGGGGGGGGGAFGPGSSSAAGDMPNVAPTYNQFVNDTGAELDNRTQETNRTAQRTAEANQTGRDETKVSNTAVGALAQNAGRNMRMEKIDKGFLD; translated from the coding sequence ATGCCCTTCCTCTACCTCATTCTCGCTGTGGCCGCGCTTCTTGCTCCGGGACTCGCGTTGGCCGCCCCGTCGACGCTGAACCCCATCGACGGCAACTCGTGGGACCTCATCGTCTTCGGAAATGGCCGGGTCATCTACGACATCATGATGGGCGTGAAAATGCTCATGGTGCCGGATGCCGGCGACTCTGGCTTCACACTCCTGCTGCTCCTGATGGCCACCCTTGGCTTCCTGGTGCTGGCGGTGAAGGCCGGATTCGACCCAGGCAAGAACCTGATGAAGATGTTTGGCTACATCTTCCTGGTTTGGATGGTGACACTGTTCACGACGAAGATTGTCGTGAACGTGCAGGTGCACGACATGGTCGTAAATCAAGCCGGCCAGCAGGATTCCTGGGTGGTCACCGGCGTCCCCGCACTGGTGGCGCTTCCCTCCGCGCTGACCTCACAGGTCGGGCAGTACTTCACCAAGTCTCTCGAGACTTACTTTTCGGTTCCGGCTGAGTTCAAGCTCACGGGCGGAGCTGCGGGTCAGTTCAACCTTTTTGCGAAGATGGTTGAGGAGTCGAACGAGTACGGCTTCAGCTACCCGGCCCTCAAGCAATCCTTGTCCGCGTATACGGCCGATTGCGTCGTGCCTGCAATGGCCCTGTTGAAGCTGAAGGGCCCCGGAAAGGATGGCGAGCTGACTGGCGTCGACGCGCTGCTGCGCACCAACGACCTCATGAAGACCTACAAGTCCGCCCAGCACAAGTCCATCATGACAACGTACTTCCCTATCCCCGACCAGGGCGGAGCGGCTACGCCCGGCGGAACGCTGGGCGGCATGGGCACCGTAGAGACTTGCGAGAAGGCGTACGACAATATCGAAAAGGACATGAACGCCCACGCTGCCGCAATGCTTGGACGCGGTGCAGAAGCCTGGAAAAAGGCAGGCATCATGGTTCCGTTTGAGACGGCGTTCCGTTCCATGCTGGCCCAAGCGGCCGCACCCGGCTCGGTGGCCTCCGGCTTCAGCAGCCCGAGCGGCTACATCCTGCAGCAGGGCTTTCTGAACTCCATGACTGGCTCGTTCCGTACTGCAGCCGCCCAAACCGGCAACAGCGAGTTGATGCAGGCAGCGAGCGCCTCGCAGGCTGAAGCGTCGCAGAAGTCCGCGTGGGTCGCATCATTTTCGACCTTCAACAACATGATGGGCTACGTCTTCACCGTGTTGCAGGCATTCATCTTTGCCATCACTCCCCTCATCATCGTCGCACTTCTAGTGCCCGGTCTTGGAGCGGGCATCTTCAAGAACTACGCCCAGATTCTCATTTGGCTCACGCTGTGGATGCCGTGCTTCGCCATCATCAACTTCGTCATCACATCTTTCGCGGCCGAGTCCTTCACCGGCGTGTTGAATGTCGACGGCGGCCTGTCCATGAACAGCAAGGGCGCGTTCAATGAGAAGACCAAGAACATGGTGATTGCCGCTCAGTTCCTCGGAACGATGGTGCCCATGATTACCTGGGGCATCGTGAAGGGCGCCATGGCGTTTACCGAATTCATCTCGAGCGGCGTGGGGTCCCAGTTCGCTAGCCAGGCGGGTGCGGCTGCAGCGTCAGGCAATCTCTCGATGAACAACATGTCGATGGACAACTATAGTGCCAACAAATTCAACACCGCGATGTCCTCGGCGGTCGGGTTCCAGGCCACGAACGCATTTGCCAACGCGGGTGCGTTGGACGTCGTGCAGGCAGCGGGCGGCTCTAGTGCCTCGATGCACGGAGCGACGGTGGACGCGAAGCAGCAGCTGAGCGAGTCAATTGGCCAGAAGCTGGCGGAGCAGCGGTCCGTCTCGCACAACCTCTCATCGATGAAGGAGAACACGGCTTCGACTGTCGACGCGATGAGCCGCTACCAAAAGGGCGACCATAGCGTGATGACGGCGGACGCATACAACCAGGCGATGCAAATGGCTCGACAGGTTACCAAGAGCAACTCAGCCGGAGAAAACACTTCGGCCAGCAGCAGCAGCACGAACAGTTCAAGCGGGCAGCGGGGACAGGGCATGGGCACGACGGCGAGCACTGAATTCGGAGTTGGCATGCCTGGAGGCATCTCGCCTATCAAGGCCGGCGCCTCGGCCGGCATGAACGGGAATACGAAAACGGAGCAGCAAGAGGCCTATAACAAGGCGGACCAAGCAGCCCACGGCACGAGCACGGCGAGCAGTGTTTCGAAGCAGGAATCCGGGACGGCGTCTTCGGGGAATACCCATACGGTGACTCGCAGCGACGCAGAAGTCATCGGGATGATGCGCAGCCATGACAACCAGGTTGCCTTCCGTCAGGCCGCCAGCGAAGCGCTACAGCGCAGCGAGAGCGTCACCGCCGGGCTTGAGCACATGCAGTCCCTGACCAGTACCGCTTCGTTCAGCAGCGGCATGACCCTCGACGGCGTAAATCAGTTGATGTCGCAAGTCGAAGCCGCGCGGGGCATGGGCTCTGCAGCAGAGATTAGGGAGAGGTTCAACGAGCTCAGTTCACGAAGCGCTGAGCACTTCAATACGACCTCTGCGGCCGTAGGCGGCAGTGGCGGCGCATTCGGTGGCAGTGGCGGCAGCGCCTTTGGTACCGGCGGAGGGACCGGCCTCGATTTCGGTGTCGGAGGCGGAGGTGCTCCCGCTGGTGGCGGTGGCGCTGGTGGCGGCGGCGGCGGCGGCGGCGGCGGCGGTGGTGGCGGTGGCGGCGGTGGCGGCGGTGGCGGCGGTGGCGGCGGTGGCGGCGGTGCATTTGGCCCCGGCTCGAGCAGCGCTGCTGGCGACATGCCGAACGTCGCACCGACCTATAACCAGTTCGTAAACGACACCGGTGCGGAACTCGATAACCGGACCCAGGAGACGAACCGCACAGCCCAGCGAACGGCCGAGGCCAATCAGACGGGTCGGGACGAAACGAAGGTTTCCAACACTGCGGTAGGCGCACTTGCACAGAACGCCGGCAGGAACATGAGAATGGAAAAAATCGACAAGGGATTCTTGGACTGA
- the traV gene encoding type IV conjugative transfer system lipoprotein TraV gives MKRLLIAASVTALLSACAGLGHVEYECALADVPAAKCASMEDAYKLSTKGKGAGNHKQSVFESQPRTAKTGEQSPEAAQPFFRGEASNMPDAAQQGLPVFKQPKVMRVWVAPYVDADGNLRSGEYTYFATPGAWNYGSLTKPGAAAAGGMFEPTKPNQLGFTPKEVNSTNRATTPSGPSKPPESKAATGTTTSSAPAPSTSNGITQPYQRLN, from the coding sequence ATGAAACGCCTCCTTATTGCTGCCTCCGTGACCGCCTTGCTGTCGGCCTGTGCTGGCTTGGGCCACGTCGAATACGAATGCGCGCTCGCCGATGTGCCCGCCGCGAAATGCGCCTCGATGGAGGATGCGTACAAGCTTTCGACTAAAGGGAAGGGCGCAGGCAATCACAAACAATCCGTCTTTGAAAGCCAGCCTCGCACCGCCAAGACGGGCGAGCAGTCGCCTGAGGCTGCGCAGCCATTCTTCCGCGGGGAAGCGTCGAACATGCCCGACGCGGCGCAGCAGGGGCTGCCGGTGTTCAAACAACCGAAAGTAATGCGCGTCTGGGTTGCGCCGTACGTCGATGCCGACGGAAACCTGCGGTCTGGCGAGTACACGTACTTCGCCACACCTGGCGCCTGGAACTACGGCAGCCTGACCAAGCCTGGCGCAGCGGCCGCAGGCGGGATGTTTGAGCCCACCAAGCCCAATCAGCTGGGATTCACCCCCAAGGAAGTGAACTCCACCAACCGTGCCACGACGCCGAGCGGTCCGTCAAAACCGCCCGAGTCAAAGGCGGCTACCGGAACGACAACTTCGTCAGCACCTGCACCTTCGACATCGAACGGCATTACGCAACCGTACCAGCGACTCAACTGA
- a CDS encoding DNA topoisomerase codes for MATAKADAADVEKDEKAQRLPFLEDGELATVVRVELKTRKTRAPKPYTEGTLLDDMKGAAKFVEDATLRKAIRTKEASGIGTAATRAETIEKLKAVKYIKASGKTITATPKGLDFITWLESIMPELTDVALTARWQAELDGVAVSGGGKAFEAGVADNVRQLVSIFQVAPSMRLASTSSTEGSSSMTDTPKRANKPSDKMLEFAKRIADKVGKKVPDDVMADWDACKAFIDENKDAAMRPSEKQIAFAGRIAKEKGLTVPDDALKDGRELSRWIDENISK; via the coding sequence ATGGCCACCGCGAAAGCTGACGCAGCAGACGTCGAAAAAGATGAAAAGGCGCAGCGCCTGCCCTTCCTCGAGGACGGCGAGCTGGCGACCGTCGTTCGCGTTGAACTGAAGACCCGCAAAACGCGAGCCCCCAAGCCCTATACGGAGGGAACGCTGCTCGACGACATGAAGGGCGCCGCGAAGTTCGTGGAAGACGCGACTCTTCGCAAGGCCATCAGGACCAAGGAAGCCTCTGGCATCGGCACTGCCGCGACCCGTGCGGAAACCATCGAGAAGCTCAAGGCCGTCAAGTACATCAAGGCCTCGGGAAAGACCATCACCGCGACCCCGAAGGGTCTCGACTTCATCACCTGGCTTGAATCCATCATGCCCGAGCTCACGGACGTTGCGCTCACGGCACGCTGGCAAGCAGAACTTGATGGCGTTGCCGTTTCAGGTGGCGGCAAAGCCTTTGAAGCCGGCGTCGCAGACAACGTGCGACAGCTGGTTTCTATATTTCAAGTGGCGCCTTCAATGCGCCTCGCATCCACCTCCTCAACTGAAGGCTCATCAAGCATGACTGACACCCCCAAACGTGCGAACAAACCCAGCGACAAGATGCTGGAGTTCGCGAAGCGCATCGCCGACAAGGTCGGCAAGAAGGTCCCTGACGACGTCATGGCCGACTGGGACGCCTGCAAGGCGTTCATCGACGAGAACAAGGACGCGGCCATGCGTCCGAGCGAAAAGCAGATTGCGTTCGCCGGCCGCATCGCCAAGGAGAAGGGCCTGACTGTGCCTGATGACGCGCTGAAGGACGGCCGCGAACTGTCGCGCTGGATTGACGAGAACATCAGCAAGTAA